The Flavivirga eckloniae genomic interval TCTAAGTATTTTAAAACGTTTTCTTTTTTATTGGTTTTACTGTTTTCAAAAGCTTGGTTAAACTTTGTGTTTTTAATATCTGTCCCCAAACAAACTAAACCTTCATTTTTTGCTATAATATTCGCGTAACACGATGGTGCCGCTGTTGCCAATATTTTAATATCAAAAATAGGATCTTGAAGTTGTGGAATAAATCGTTTTTTAGGCGAAATGGAGTTTACAAAAGCGTTGTAATCGATATCGTTTCTATTTTTGAGTAGCCTTAATATCTTATATTTCATTTTTGCATGCGATGCATATAATCTGGTAATTATTGCAAAACTCAATTTAACGAGTAAGACTATTTTAAAATGCTGTATACAGAACCCAATGAGGTATTTTATAAAGAAATGAAACGTATTTATTGTAAATAACGTTCCATCTAAATCAATAACCAGAGCTCTTTTTTTCAAAATCTTTTTCTTTATAGTCTTTGGACCAAGGATATCTTACCAACCTTTTTGTAAACAAATAATAGTCTGGAGTTACAATAGAATTCTCTAAGGTCCATGAAATGACAGCTGTTTTTATTTTTGCTTTCGGAAATTCTTTAGCTAAATGACTCTTAACAATAAACATCGTTTTTCCTGTATCGATAGCATCATCGATTACAAGAATATTATTAATGGTTTTTCCTGAACTTGAATTAAATTTAAAATCGATACCACAGTTGGACAGATACTCTAAATTTAAGGTATTAACTAGTTTTCTTGCTTTATTGGATTCATAGTTTCTTAGCCAATTCGTAATACTATATGGTAAAGATTTCAGTATAGACCTAATGAGATAATTATTTTTAAACTTATTATCTCTTTGAAGTTTTATTGATTCAAACTGCACATTTTCAAATCTTTTCTCGCCTTTAATTTTGTTAACAACATGACCTCCACCATTCAGTATACCTACAATGATATCTGGGTTAAAATCTATTTTAGAGACCAATTCGGTACTCTTTTTAGAAAAAGCATCTTTATTTAATGTTGTTACTTCCAATTAGTGTTTTAAGGAGTTTTCAAACGGAATTCTATTTACTATGCTTCTACCCAAAGTAATTTCATCGGCATACTCCAGCTCATCACCAACAGATATCCCCCTTGCAATTGTAGATGTTAAAATTTCGTATTCTTTTATTTGTTTATATATATAAAAATTGGTGGTGTCCCCTTCCATCGTCGAGCTCAACGCAAAGATCAGTTCTTTTATTGTACCCTCTTTAACTTTTTTTACCAATGACTCTATATTTAGGTCATGCGGTCCTATGCCATCCATAGGAGAGATTTTGCCTCCCAGTACATGGTATAGCCCTTTAAATGAGCTCGTATTTTCTATTGCCATGACATCTTTAATATCCTCTACAACACATATAACCCCTAAATCTCTATTTGGGGTGGTACAAATCTCACAAAGATCTTGATCACTTATATTATGGCACGATTTACAAAATTTAACTTCGTTGCGCACAGCTTGTAAAGCTTCAGAAAGCATTAAGGTTTGCTCTTTTGGCTGCCTTAACATGTGTAATACCAAGCGTAGGGCCGTTCGCTTACCAATGCCTGGCAATTGCGACATCTCGTTAACTGCCCGTTCCAAAAGTTTAGAAGAATATTCCATTTTCGCGAAAATAACATTTACACCTGAATTTCACTAATTTAAATTAACTCTTTTAAATTACAAACTTCATTTGGAATTTGAGACTTAATATTTGTACTTTCAACACTTAAAATATCTTTTCGATGTCTGCAACACAAATCATGCTACTTATAGCAGCCTACTTTGGGGTGCTCATTTTTATATCTTATTTAACTAGCAAAGAAGACTCAAATGAAACTTTCTTCAAGGCAAAAAAGCAATCGCCCTGGTTTGTTGTTGCATTTGGAATGATTGGCGCCTCGCTTTCTGGAGTTACCTTTATTTCTGTTCCAGGTTGGGTTGAAGTTTCCCAGTTTAGCTACATGCAGGTAGTTTTTGGATACTTAGCGGGTTACTTTGTTATAGCCTATATATTGCTTCCTATTTATTATAAACTTAATGTAACTTCAATATATCAATATTTAGAAGGTCGATTTGGAGTAGTGAGTTATAAAACAGGAGCTTTTTTCTTTTTTATATCGAGAGTTTTAGGAGCTTCTTTTCGTTTATACCTAGTTGCCATTGTGTTGCAAAAATTTGTTTTTGATGCTTATGGCTTCCCTTTTTGGGGTACAGTAACGATTTCAATCTTATTAATATGGCTATATACTTTTAAAGGTGGTATTAAAACAATTGTTTGGACGGATACTTTACAGACCTTATTCATGCTTGTTGCTGTGGTTATAGCTATTATTCTTATTACCGATAAATTAGATTGGACGCTTTCTGAATTTTTAGCTTCCAACGAACTAGCCCAATACAATAAAATCTTTTTCACAGAATCCTTTTTAACAAAAAATCATCTTATAAAATCCTTTCTTGGGGGGATGTTTATTGCTATTTGTATGACTGGACTAGATCAAGATATGATGCAGAAAAATCTAACTTGTAAAACGCTGAAAGATGCTCAAAAAAATATGGTTTCTTTTAGTTTGGTTTTAATTGTTGTTAATTTTATTTTCTTGCTACTTGGGGCTCTCCTGTTTATTTATGCCAATAAATTTAACATCGCTACACCCATGTTAGACGGAAAAGTAAAAACCGATTTACTATTTCCCGAAATAGCCTTAAACGGCGGCTTGAGTATATCGCTCGCCATTGTATTTTTACTGGGCTTAATTGCCGCTGCTTATAGTAGTGCTGATAGTGCCTTAACATCTTTAACCACATCTTTTTGTGTGGATTTTTTAGGCATAGAAAAAATGGAAGCGTCTAAACAAAAAGGCTTACGAAAACGCATTCATGTTTTAATGAGTATTATTCTTGTTTTCGTAATTGTGGCTTTTAAGTATATTTTAGACAGCAACGTAATCGATAATCTTTTAAAAGTGGCTGGTTATACCTACGGCCCGCTACTCGGGCTATTTGCTTTCGGTATTTTCACCAAATTTAAAGTTAAAGATAAATACGTTTGGCTTATCACCATTATATCTGTGGTGCTTTCTTATTTAATAGGAAAAATTCCACCAGAACAAATTGGAGGTTACGTAATTGGCTATGAACTTTTAATAATTAACGGGCTTATTACGTTTTTAGGTTTAATATTGATTCGTAGCAAGCAAAACTAAAGTACAAGCTACCTCATAAGCAATATCGTTTTCTTTTAAAATTTTATAAAACTCGGAATTTTCGGTACCTGGATTAAAAATAACACGTTCAGGTTTTAACGATACTATATAATCGTAATAATCTCTCTGTCTCTTTGGGTTTAGGTATAACGTTACTGTATGTATGTTTCTATATAATATCAGCTCATTTTCAATCTGTATTCCAGAAACCTCACCTTTTTTCAAACCAAAGGCTACCACCTCAAATTCATTGGCTACCAATCGTTGAATGGCATAGTTAGAATATCTATTTCGTTTTAAAGAAGCTCCCAATACTAATGTTTTCTTTTTCATATGTTAAAAAAATGTTAAGACAAAGAATAATGGTAACGGATTCCTAGCAAAAGCGTCTACTTATTAATTGCATCATCAATCAAAAAATCAGACTAAAAATGTACAAATTTATTTTTGTGTGTCTTATATTGTTTACAATATCTGCAAAGGCACATGCAACAGATCCAGAAAAAAATGCTGACAAAACCGGTACCATATCCGGAAAAGTATTAGACGCTAAACTAAAACAACCCTTACCATACGTTAATATCATTATTAAAAATACTGCTGGTAAAATAATAACCGGAGGCATCTCTACAGATGATGGAACTTTTAAAATTGAAAAAGTAGCAGAAGGTAAAGTCGTTGTAAGTATTCAATATATAGGATACAAAACGCATAAAAAAGAGGTTACCATAGGCAAAGGTAATTACAGAGTTAATTTGGGCAACATCCTATTGAAAGAGGAAGCCGAAGGTTTAGATGAAGTTACAGTTATCGCAGAAACCTCATCTATTCAACAAAAAGTAGATCGAAAAATAATAACTATAGGTAAAGATCTAGCTGCTACCGGAACAGCTTCGGAACTAATGGTAGGTATTCCATCTGTTAGTGTAGATGCACAATCTGGAGATGTTAGCCTTAGAGGAAACCAGAATGTAAGGGTTATGGTAGATGGTAAATTATCTAACATTCCAACGGCTCAATTACTAAAACAAATTCCATCTACAGCAATAAAATCTATTGAATTAATTACCAACCCTTCTGCAAAATACAACCCAGAAGGTATGAGTGGCATCATTAATATTGTTTTACATAAAAACACCATGGTTGGTTTTAATGGTGATATTAGCACAACATTGTCTCATGAAGTAGAAGCAAAATTCAACAGTGCTATTAATTTAAATTATCGTACGGGTAAGTTTAACGTATATACTAATTATAGTAATAATATCGCAAAAAACGTTAACAATGGTCATGTGTTTAGATCTGAAAACAACTCCGATCAGTTTTTTGAGTTTTTAACAAACAGAAAATCGCATTTATTTAAAGTAGGTGTAGATATTTACATTAATGACAAAAACACGGTTTCCTTATTCACAAATCAAAATGTTGCAGATAATGGTATAACAAGCAGCACGCAAGCTTTTTTTAATGACAGTGCGTTTAATCAAAGCCAAAGACTTATTGCAGATGGCGAGAACAACTCGTCGCAATATAATTTTGATTATAAGCTAGATTTTAAAAAAGAAGGTCATAATATTGAGTTAGAAGTAGATCACAACATCTTTGATGAAGACAACCCTGTTGACTATTTTATCTTTTTAGGGGATCAAAGTAATTATAAGGATTTTAACAAAACAGATAGAGTGAGAACTACCGTTAATCTAGACTACGTAAACCCTTTATCGGACTCGTCTAAATTAGAACTTGGACTTCAAGCCAGATTGTTCAACACCGATATTAATTTTGCTTCAACTGGAGAAACATATAATAACTCCGGTGCTCTGGCACCAACACCTAATACTGTATTCGATTATACCAGAGATATTTACTCGGCATATGCTACTTTTAGCCAAAAACTTGAGAAGTTGACGTACCAAGTAGGACTAAGAGCCGAAAGTGTTAATGTTGATGCATTAGCATTACAAACAGACGTGGTTTCGAACATAACAACTCCTATTGTATTTAATAACGATTATTTTGAAATATACCCTTCTGCTTTCCTAACGTATTCGCCTTCAGATAAAAATTCGTATCAATTAAGCTATAGTCGTCGTGTAGATCGGCCAGGTATAGGGCAAGTAAACCCTATTAAAGAGTGGAGTACACCGCTGGTTTCTTCATTTGGTAATCAGGCCTTGGAACCTCAGTTTACAAACTCTATAGAATTAAATTACACAAGAAATTTAAAAGATCGTAAAGGCAGCGTTACTGCTGGAGTGTTCTATCGTGCAATTTCCGATGAAATTAATAGAGCCTTATTTATTGACAAAAGTGATGTTAGTTCTGGTAGAATTATTTTAACTCACGATAATTTTGACGATACTTCTGCCTACGGACTTGAAATATCATCTAACTACCGCCCTACTAAATGGTGGAGCATCAATGGTAGTTTCGACTTTTATTCGCAAACTCAAAAAGGTATTGCAGAAAGCCTGAATGCTCCAATTGAAACAGCAACCGTAAACAATATTGTGACAGAAATCGAAGAGGTAGATAATGTAGCTTGGAACCTTAAAATGTTTAACAATTTTAAGATGAGTAAAAAAATAAGCTTAACAGCTTTCGTATTTTATAGAGGGCAAAATAAAACCATACAGTTTGATATAGATCCGATGTTTTTTATAAACCTTGGTGCCCGGGTAAGTTTTGCCAAAGGAAAAGGCTCGTTTAATTTAAATTTCAACGATATATTCAATACCATGCATTTTTCTGGAGAAGGCTCTAAACCTTATAATCAAGACATTTTCTTTAACTGGGAAAGCCATACCGTATCTACAGGTTTAACCTATAGATTTGGTGGTGGAAAATTCCGTGCTAAATCACGTAAAAATAGAGATAAGGACGAAAAGTCTGGAAGCGGTGGCTTCCTTTAAAAAACATTTAATACCTTGTATATAGTTGATGGTTAGTAAAAAATACCTGGTGTTAAATAAGACCCTCAAAGTATCCTACTTTGGGGGTTTGATTTTATGTAAAACCCTAATTTTCAACATTTTTATTTTTTTATACAATAAAAAGGGTAGCATTACGTTAAGCGTAATATACAATCTAACCAAACGAAAGAAAATAATTATTTAGAGTTAGTCGTCTACATTATAAAAATTTCGCGTTAAAGATGTATATTATTAAAAAACCCGAAAATGTATATTTTCGGGTTTTTTCTTCATTCCTCTTATTATTACTGTTAAAATCAAGTTAAAGTCAAAAATTTGTGCAATAATACAGGACTTCTTCCGTCATATATAATAATAGATTTTCACGTTAGTGTTAGTTGAGTTGATTAATAGCAAAAAACCCAAAACTTTTTAGTTTTGGGTTTTTTTATGTTTTTTAAACTATTATTTAAATATAAAGACCTTTTAAAAGTAAAATTATCACCATTTAATAATGGCACTTGCCCAGGTAAAACCGCTACCAAAAGCTGCTAAAACAACATGGTCTCCTTCCTTTATTTTTTCTTCTTCCCAAGCTTCGGTTAAAGCAATAATAACAGATGCTGCTGTGGTATTACCATATTTCATAATGTTATTAAATACCTTATCGTCGCTTAATCCAAACTTTTTCTGGATAAACTGGGCTATTCGCAAATTAGCTTGATGCGGAATTAGCATATCAATATCTTCCTTTTGCAAACCGTTCTTCATTAACCCCTCCATAATTACTTCACTAAAACGCACCACAGCATTTTTGAATACAAAAGTACCATCCATATACGGGAAATAAGAGATATCCTCTCCGTTTGATGCCAAAATTTCGGGCACCCAATGTGCTATACTTGGTGAAGTAACTGTTAATTTATCGGCATACTTCC includes:
- a CDS encoding CoA-binding protein — encoded protein: MKKKTLVLGASLKRNRYSNYAIQRLVANEFEVVAFGLKKGEVSGIQIENELILYRNIHTVTLYLNPKRQRDYYDYIVSLKPERVIFNPGTENSEFYKILKENDIAYEVACTLVLLATNQY
- the recR gene encoding recombination mediator RecR; this encodes MEYSSKLLERAVNEMSQLPGIGKRTALRLVLHMLRQPKEQTLMLSEALQAVRNEVKFCKSCHNISDQDLCEICTTPNRDLGVICVVEDIKDVMAIENTSSFKGLYHVLGGKISPMDGIGPHDLNIESLVKKVKEGTIKELIFALSSTMEGDTTNFYIYKQIKEYEILTSTIARGISVGDELEYADEITLGRSIVNRIPFENSLKH
- a CDS encoding outer membrane beta-barrel family protein: MYKFIFVCLILFTISAKAHATDPEKNADKTGTISGKVLDAKLKQPLPYVNIIIKNTAGKIITGGISTDDGTFKIEKVAEGKVVVSIQYIGYKTHKKEVTIGKGNYRVNLGNILLKEEAEGLDEVTVIAETSSIQQKVDRKIITIGKDLAATGTASELMVGIPSVSVDAQSGDVSLRGNQNVRVMVDGKLSNIPTAQLLKQIPSTAIKSIELITNPSAKYNPEGMSGIINIVLHKNTMVGFNGDISTTLSHEVEAKFNSAINLNYRTGKFNVYTNYSNNIAKNVNNGHVFRSENNSDQFFEFLTNRKSHLFKVGVDIYINDKNTVSLFTNQNVADNGITSSTQAFFNDSAFNQSQRLIADGENNSSQYNFDYKLDFKKEGHNIELEVDHNIFDEDNPVDYFIFLGDQSNYKDFNKTDRVRTTVNLDYVNPLSDSSKLELGLQARLFNTDINFASTGETYNNSGALAPTPNTVFDYTRDIYSAYATFSQKLEKLTYQVGLRAESVNVDALALQTDVVSNITTPIVFNNDYFEIYPSAFLTYSPSDKNSYQLSYSRRVDRPGIGQVNPIKEWSTPLVSSFGNQALEPQFTNSIELNYTRNLKDRKGSVTAGVFYRAISDEINRALFIDKSDVSSGRIILTHDNFDDTSAYGLEISSNYRPTKWWSINGSFDFYSQTQKGIAESLNAPIETATVNNIVTEIEEVDNVAWNLKMFNNFKMSKKISLTAFVFYRGQNKTIQFDIDPMFFINLGARVSFAKGKGSFNLNFNDIFNTMHFSGEGSKPYNQDIFFNWESHTVSTGLTYRFGGGKFRAKSRKNRDKDEKSGSGGFL
- a CDS encoding haloacid dehalogenase-like hydrolase, which gives rise to MKKRALVIDLDGTLFTINTFHFFIKYLIGFCIQHFKIVLLVKLSFAIITRLYASHAKMKYKILRLLKNRNDIDYNAFVNSISPKKRFIPQLQDPIFDIKILATAAPSCYANIIAKNEGLVCLGTDIKNTKFNQAFENSKTNKKENVLKYLENQGVHKVDTFITDHIDDLPLIKIAANNILVNPNVELQEELKQNSISFEVIS
- a CDS encoding sodium:solute symporter yields the protein MSATQIMLLIAAYFGVLIFISYLTSKEDSNETFFKAKKQSPWFVVAFGMIGASLSGVTFISVPGWVEVSQFSYMQVVFGYLAGYFVIAYILLPIYYKLNVTSIYQYLEGRFGVVSYKTGAFFFFISRVLGASFRLYLVAIVLQKFVFDAYGFPFWGTVTISILLIWLYTFKGGIKTIVWTDTLQTLFMLVAVVIAIILITDKLDWTLSEFLASNELAQYNKIFFTESFLTKNHLIKSFLGGMFIAICMTGLDQDMMQKNLTCKTLKDAQKNMVSFSLVLIVVNFIFLLLGALLFIYANKFNIATPMLDGKVKTDLLFPEIALNGGLSISLAIVFLLGLIAAAYSSADSALTSLTTSFCVDFLGIEKMEASKQKGLRKRIHVLMSIILVFVIVAFKYILDSNVIDNLLKVAGYTYGPLLGLFAFGIFTKFKVKDKYVWLITIISVVLSYLIGKIPPEQIGGYVIGYELLIINGLITFLGLILIRSKQN
- a CDS encoding phosphoribosyltransferase, giving the protein MEVTTLNKDAFSKKSTELVSKIDFNPDIIVGILNGGGHVVNKIKGEKRFENVQFESIKLQRDNKFKNNYLIRSILKSLPYSITNWLRNYESNKARKLVNTLNLEYLSNCGIDFKFNSSSGKTINNILVIDDAIDTGKTMFIVKSHLAKEFPKAKIKTAVISWTLENSIVTPDYYLFTKRLVRYPWSKDYKEKDFEKKSSGY